The genomic window catacattagattcttaatgaatctaaaaaataaaatttctcttatattaaggaccgaagGAAGTAATTGTCTAGTCCCTTAAGGATGGGTTCCCACTCCAccctatattttaaaatgaaataaaaaccAAATCCAGCGAATGGATACCTACAGACATGGAGGTTATATGAATTATATTGTCATGCCTAACTAACTACGCTCATTCTATACATACATGATAACAGGAACATAATGAATTATTAAAAGAATATAAGATGCAAGATTTCTCATACCCAGGTGTGTAAACAATATTGAAATATTTCAAAATctagtaataatatatatgtaagATTTCTCATAGTAGAATGAAGgttaaaattggaaattttgGGGCACAGCAAGGCCATGCCCAAGAAATTTTCAACAATTATTGGCCACAGGTAAGGCCATGCCCAAGAAACTACCATAGCCGATACAAATTTAGGCCCATTTGTTACAATAATGTTTTCTTGTCAGGTTAGAAATTCTGTCCGAGGTTCGAACTCCAATCCTGTATATAAAAtgcgatatccctaccaactaaGCTAAATTTACGGGGacataaaaatttatctttaaattagtaaaatatgaaaatcacttattaTAATATGCAATGTAACAAATGGGccgtaaaccaaaaaaaaaacaaatgggCCGTTAATAAGGATCCCGAAAGGAAAATCTTAgaaagcaaaagaaaataagGAAACACGCACGCCAcaattaaacaaacaaaaaaaaagcagcAATGAGTCTTGAAAATTCtgtatttctttttcttcaattctTTCTTAAAAGGGAAAGAAGTCAACAAAATCTAGTACTAGCGAAGATTAGTGTGAGGTCATGATTTCCATCCAAATTGTACATATGTAAACAAAAATCTGTACACTGTTTACAGTATATAAGAGGGGAAAAAACACAGCAGCAAATCTACTGTGACCATTCCTGTAGAGTAAAATATGTGGGTGTTATAATTTGCATCCAAAACAGAATTGATCTAACCATCAATCAAAAAAGTAGTTTGCCCCAATTTCTGCTGATTCTGCAGCTGCGGCTGCTCCGGCTATTTTAATCAACATTGCTGCCTTGTAGGTTGCCAAATCTGCATTTTCAGCAAGAATTTGAGCCCTTTTGCGTTTTTGAATGGCTATTTCCATCGATGCATTTGCTGAGGCTATGGCTTCTTTAACCCTAAGCATTGCTTCCTCTTCCAAGGCATCTTGTTCAGCTACAATTGCTGAAAATCGATACAAGATGACAAAATTTAACAACATgctatttatatttaatatattccaacaaaacaaacaacagtCATTTAACTGATCTGACAGATTCTATAACATAATTCTTCTGAACATCCATAAATTTGTAGAATATAAACCCGCAGTTATGCCATTCTAATAAAGAATCTGGTATTTGAATAAAATAGACATGGAGTTTCAAGATATATGTTaactaaaataactaaaaaagcACAGAAAATGTCTGAATGTTcgttctattaaaaaaaatgcaactaCACAAGATATTGGGACAAAACAGTAATATTCAAGAAATTGTATTGGAAGATGAGCCTATCCACTAATACCAAAAAggataaagaaaaaacaattacatGAAAATTCAACGCCAACCATAGTGAAGGCAAAACATCTTTGGAATCATAACATTACACCTAGTTGAtgacaaaaagtaaaaaattaccTCTCAACACACTTGGTTGATTGCCTCTACCAAACTGACTTGGTTGTCTTTTAAACGACCTCTTCTTTTGCAGCAAAGGTCTCGGAACAAGTGCCCTCTTTGATTGATGATTCTGACGAAAATAATCATGTCAATTAGATAATAGGGATTACAATATAGTAATTTACAACACCACATAAGGTTCAAACACAGGATTTTAAGTAGGATCGGTAGACCGGTGAAAGATCATAACACGACTTGTAAGATTCTACCGAAGGGGAAAATTGTAATTTCAcgtgtatgtatatatatactcacacaaaagcataaaaattataatgcaTGAACAAAATAACATATAAATCACTACATTAAATTAGAATACATTTTATAAATTAGAATACATTTTATATCATCAAATGCATCTGTTCGGGTATCAACCATACTAATCAATTGCAACAAGCTGCTTCAAATCACATAAACTGCATCATTTATGGTGTTGTGGCTGCTATAGCACTGGAGATTGTATCACTCGCAGCCACAGTATTCAAACTAACTCAAAAATCTTCTGCTCCCAACCAATGTGACTTGAGACAGTTTTTTGGGGTTATATTATATTGGACTTGCATCCCTCACTCTGGTTAAGATGAAAACCATGATTACAGTCCCGACTTATTGTTAATCAGCACCATTTCATGATGTTTATTATATTATCATTGAGATtggtaaaatataattttcaacaTTAAGGTTCACTAGTGGTTCTCATTTCAAGAATAATCTACGATCCGGGACGAAACATAACTGTCACATGGAGCACGTTTCCATGTAATAATTTTAAGTGAACAAACCTATTTGACGACAAGCAAGAAAGAATAAAAGTGGCCTCAACATAGGAAGCCAGGGACTATAAGAATCATATTTAAAGTGGACTTCctattgccaaaaaaaaaaggacttcCAGACTTTCCAAATATTCATTATACCTACGGGAAGAAATATTTGGAAAACCCTTGTTTACCACAGGTCCATAACACCAGTAATTCTTCTAATGTCCTACTGAGATGAAAAGACAGCCAGGAAACTATGTGTTGGGACTTGAGAAGATACAAACTTTGTATTCATAAAACATAAACGGACATGATTCACGCACACAATATAACTAATACATGATAGTAAATTTACCTGGAAAACTCTAATTAGCAAAGAACGTTTTTGCTTCCGTTTATTCATCCAATAGGTGTATACCGCTTCTACAACTTCCTTGCTGCCGAGATCCTGGCAACAGCTAGCCGCAGATTTTACATCAAAGGAATCGTCTGGATTACAATAATAAACCTTCTCAAAAGCATCAATGATTAACTCAAAATTATCCTCTGAAAGATGCTCTTGAAACTCATTATTGAGCTTGCTCAGCCATTCCTCATCTTCAGAGTCCATGTCATAATTTGCAGTTCTCCTTGCCATTGCTCTAGTTATCTCATCCCCAAGCACAGATATATATGTAGCTGGTCTCTGAAAGGGAAAATCGTTACTTTTAGTTTCAGCATAGGAAGAGACCCCGTGAACTCCTGGCACTGGAATTGATTTAGCAACAGGACCAGGGATATTTCTATCAGAACACTGCTTATAAAGGTCTTTAAAAATAATCCAATCGTTGCGATTGGCAAACTCCAGCTTCCAACCATTATCCAATGAAACCATTATAGCCTGGGTGAACCGGCTTGAAGACCAAGGTCGCATCACTTTTTCGGCCTTGAAAGTGCATCTTGTCAATCCATCTCTCTTTACAGTGAGAAGCCATTCTCTTGAAGCAGACATCTCCAAAGTGACAATTGCCCCATCTTGCCTGTAACACCGGTCTGACTCTATAACCAATATGTTTGCAGAacagagagaagaatctacacTTTTTGTTGAATCCACAAGGGAAGAACTAGCTTCTTTCAAGCTTCTAGCGATATCCTCATTGGGTAAACTTCTATGTCTCTTGGTAGGGGTCATAGCAGAGAAGTGGATATTGCGTTTTCTACCACCCATTAAATCTGAAGCTACTAGTCCATTACATCTACGTAAATTCATTGTGAAAGGACTATGAGCTTTCCTTTTCCTAAGTGAACTCCTCCTCTTCTGAGTGAATCTAGAGTTCAAAACACTTCTAAACTGCCCATTTCGACCACCAGCTAGCCTGGGACCCTTGACAGAGGAAGGTAAGGATAAACTGTCACTGAATTCAATAACATCAGGTATAACAGTTCCACTCTCAGAAGGTTCTCTTTCAACAGTATCACACGAAATCTGCGACCTGTCCTTGTATTCTGGGAGATCAATTTTCTCGTCATCCTCGTCATCACTATGTGCAGTTATTGGATTATGTACAATAAAAAACGATCTAAAGAGAAAATCTAATTGCCTTGATGAGTGCAGATACTCAAAATAAACCGGAACAGCAGAAAAGTCAACAGAGAACAATGGAATGAAGTCTGTGATCCCAAAAAACTGGCAGATTCCAGTATTAGCAGGAGGCGAACCCTGCaagttggtaaaaaaaaaatatatcgcATGAGATCATGGAGCAAAGTAAAACAGTAACAGTCACAAAGTATGCATTTGTTTGGTCCAGTGGCCTATTGGCTATAAGTGTGGAAAAGTAGAGAATCCGGTGTTCAAACTCCGGTCTCTCCCCAATAACGTCCCTGATAGGTACCAACTGAGTTACCATCGGGGACACAATAGCTAGACTTACAAagtatggatttttttttctcaagtgATTAAATTGCTTTcctcaaattaattaatcaataaaaGCAAgtaaattcaattcaattaatcAAGTTTACGAAAGATATACATAAAACATACCTGCAGAAACTGTACACCCTGTGATGCAAAAGCAACATGAATTGGTTGAGACAGAAAAAAGGCCAAAACCTCAGGTAATGTAACTGTAAACCTCGTCATGTACCTCAACACCGAAACCAACAAAGACGAAAATCGACCATTTTTTCGAGCACAGGGCTTCACAACAACAGAAAAAACACAGGGCTCACTACTCTCACCCACCTTTACTCCTCTTTTCCTTCTAGAATATTTCAACCACTTCTCACCTCCAGTCCTTCTCCGTTTTCTACTATACGCTATACCATACATCCTATCAATTCCACCACCCCTTCCCACCTGCCCCATCGCCGGTATCGCCGCCTTTTCCGCAGCTGTCGTTTTCGCCATCGCCACATCAGCGTTGCGTCTAGTGTTTTCCTTAGATGGTGACTGCGGCTTCGGCCAATCATCTCCTTCGTTTCCTCCCTTGGTCTTATCATCGTCGACCGATTGTTCCGGAAATAACCTTCGGCCGGACCTAAGAACCCGACCCGAGTCGGATCCCTTCATAACCACTCCGAAAACCCTAGTGGACCGTCTCATCCCTGCCGCCGGCATTGCCGTACGGTTCTTTTATCAGAAGTCCAGtcgaagaacaaaaaaaaactcgaaTAAGTTAAAAAAACCGGAATCGAACCGGGTTTAACTTTTCAGTTTCTCATACACATAGAATCTAGAACCATCGTTACTCCGAACGACGATCGCGttcaataccaaaaaaaaaaggagaaatgaaatcaataatcaataaatagtGAGAAAACGATTATTATAAAATCGAATCTGaaacgaaaagaaaaaaagagaaatcGGAACGAAAGAGTTAGATCGGAGAGAGATAAATAGTGTTTGAGTGTTGTGGCTAACTAGggtttattatttgatgataaataaaaaaaccgCTGTGAAAGAGGGAAAAGGAAAAGATAGgagagagagtgagagtgaGGAGAGGCGTTGGATTAAAAAGGTGGACGGTTGAGATGTATTGAGCGCGCAATCCAAAGAGGGTTCTTTGTTCCGTTTTTCTTGTTTCCCAAGACAGAAAGAAGAGGGAGAGTGGGAGTCGATATTGTTGGGACACGTAATTAGCGGCTAAAGGTTTGTGGAAAGACGGGTTTAGCCTTTGTACCATACAACGGAACGGATCAGTCACCAGGTGCATTGGATGGAGGGAAGATGGATGGATATATCATACGGTACTTCTTGTATACTTTAATGGGttttataaaatcattttttttaggcttaactatttggttccttatgtttattttaggttttaatttggtcttttatgtttaaaaagtattaatttggtcccttacgtttattttaggtttcaagttagtctttttcgttagttttgtcattaacaccgtttgaacagtacacgtgtcagtgtgtccaagtgtcaCGTGTCaatccacatatgcaaattggttgtcacatgtgacaaaattgacggaaaggactaacttgaaacctaaaataaacctaattacgtaagggaccaaattgatactttttaaacgtaagggaccaaattaaaatctaaaataaatgtaagggaccaaatgtgtagttaaacttttttttataattactttttttgttgctaaattAATCATCTAATATGGTTGTGCACGActgcaaatataaaaatatgtttattaaaaaatttatatttttgtgtcagaaaaaatatattttttgatttttatatttaacgTGTTCTGAATTGGACCTAGAAGCCCAAAAGTTGAGGAAAAATATTAGTTGGACTATCGAGCAAGGCCCAATAAGGAACAGTCCACGAAGACTTCCTACGAGTCAACGGTCACAATatctagggatggcaaaaaaaactcaaacccgagagacccacccgaacccaaacccaagtcaacgggcgaaatccgatttgactgagtttgagttcgagtgacacccgataatatgggtgtgggtttggtatcagtcaaactcacacccgaaactcatacacccacccgaaatattttataattacctaattacccctcatagtctccctcaatttccttagaagaccttaattttagttgtaatttaatttggatttaattgatatgcaccgacggtgtaaaataattttacactgtcaaccaatatcaaccatgttttccgccacatcaccccatttcaccccactttcttgatatgacatggcaaaataatgcttgtttattggacgattgtgcaaaactattttacaccatcggtgcatatcaattaaactcatttaatttcttgaaaatctatgttgtaatttcttgaaagtccgtatttgaattttcttggaataccttaattttagttgtaatttaattcaaagtctatgttggaatttaatttcttaaatttgcaaattattttcaaatgtgatgcgggtttgggtttgggtggaaaaaacctgaacccaatgggtgtgagcgtgggtgttgttttgccacccgaacaacctttgggtttgggtgatgatttcgggtgtgggtttggtaagtgtcaaacccgcacccatgggtgCTCGTTGTCATCCCTAACAATATCCTCACGTATTGTAACGGTCGATCACgagaatgatgagcatttatcGCTCATTATAGCTCTCTAGTCGTTTttcggcagccacttgatgatCATTAATCAAAGGGTCTTGGCTCAGCGTTTGGGCTATATAAACTTCACTCGTGCAGTGGAGTCAGGTATGCATTCTAACCTACTGAAAATCTCGCTTCACTCAAATCACTGACTTAAGTTTCGGAGCACCTGCGGGTACACACCCCCCTTCACTTCGCCGGAGGCGGAACGGAGCAATGTCGGATGCAACCACTCTTCTGATCAGGTATGATCACAacgtaaaattaattttagaattaATAGCTCTTTGATGTGATCAAATTTTGATTTATCctccataaaataaattttttttatgacaagtatatgtgatttttcttttattttttttatttagtgaCACCACATAAtaaactaattttaaaaaatgaagaaaaaaaatccaactaCTATTCATCACTACCACCACCAACATAATCACTAACACTATGTTTGGATGTCAAAGAGATATGAAAGAGAGAAATAGTGAAGAGAGAAACAAGAGATAAGAGAGATAGAAGAAAAATTGgatagaaattttatatggtttggatgaatagaaaagtgtgaagagagaaattaattaaaatgagaaaataacaaatttatcattttttacaagaaaataaacTAGTTGAATGGGGGTATTgttgtaaaattgtttatttcacTTCTTATCACACAAATATCTCTTAATATGGAGAGATttatccttttcaaaaaaaataaaaatatggagagatttatttttgacagTTACTGACCATTATATTTTCCTCTTTTCTTATTTATCTTCTCATCCAAACCCTTATTTATCTTCTCATCCAAACCATAGAAATAACTAATTTCTTTGCTATCTAtctctttcttatttctctcttttgtaaATCTACCTAAACAAACCCATGTAAATTCAACAagtcaaaaattatttagtgGGATTAAATTCAAGAGAGAACTCCAAATACAAACTTtacaacaaaacacaaaaaagatctaatctgcaaacaaacaaaaaaggcAGACACACACCACCACCATCATGAACTCAGGACAATAGAAAAATCccacataacattttttttgtaaggaaaAATGATCCACTTGTAGTAAATTGTAATATGCGAAGCAGAAAACACATTTTGCATGGTTCAAATCTAgtactttattttttcttcaaaaaaaaaataaaatctagtACTAagttgtttgtcaaaaaaaaaaaaataatctatagTACTCCTACTAAGTTTGAGAAATCCATGACAATTCGATAGAGACAATGAATGAATGGGTGTCTTGGAGAATATGAACAGTTAAATTTTAGTTCTaaaggagggtgtattggattgagattttatgagacaattttggcaaaaaaagtcttgatgattttataagattttgttggactatattgattttgtgagattttaaagacttttttacaaagacttttttacaatcaagatttttaacacatgatttgaatgaattttgagagattttttcaaaagacttttttacaatcaagatttcataacactttatatattaggaaacttttgtatattaggaaaattttaaaagaatcaataaattttaataaaagaaattatatttttttgggaatccaaagatttaaaaaaaaaaccttacattttttttttacgtatatgtttctaatcaccaataaaaaggttatcaccaccaccaccattgatggaaaatagaagcagatgaatgggtgacgaaaaaaatttgtttgccgttgtaattaatcaaaactttgtaaaaaagatgtagaatttgttaaaatatttttttgcaaaaaaatatatttgataggtaaagaagaagaagaaaaccggtataatgatgatgaaagtaaaaagtcttgaaGAGTTTGAAAAATTCTCAAGACTTTTGgagagattgttgaaaaagtgaacaaagaaaagaagaaaaaaccgggtgcagtgatgatgaactgtgaaagtaataaagaagaagaagaaattttatacggatgaaagtaaaaagtcttggagagttcaaaaaagtctcaaggcttttggtgagattgttgaaaaagtctgtcaagtgtattttcaactaaaaagtctctcaaaatccatttcaaacaagaatccatcaaaatcggtagacttttgaataccaatggacattttaaaagtagaaacaaatctcaattgaataccaacggattttgttgccctgaaaaaaaaatcttatttgtcttgattgaataccacaagatttatttaacttttttaaaagtcttgattgaatacctcaagatttttttgtcataaaaaagtcttttaaaatcccatgaaatcccaatccaatacatccccctaaaataaaaaatggaacgTGTTGTTTATTTCAAGTGGTGGAATCTAGTAATAGGTAATAAAATAAACACACTTaagttggtctagtggtgttgactTTGGACCTTGGAGTGTGCTCCTTTCAATGTCTCAAGTTCGATTCTCTTTGTTGTCAATTTTAGTGGGTTAGTCCATACAGTAGACACCATCAAACACGGTTCAACAAGTCTTTGAAACAAGTTTataatcaaacacagtacaactgaAGTTGCCCTGTTTAGTCGCTTATTTTTTAACATATCAAATTTTGACATATGTCCAACAACTTGTAAACTTCGATTTTATTGGGTGTCAGTTTTTATGTTGGAAGTAAGaaagttgtatatatatattgaggATTGTATACGTTGCTATAGTAAGAAAGTTGTATATTGTATATATACTGAGGATCATATAGGTTGTTACTTATGTTAAAGCCTTGTTACTTATGTTAAAgctctttttgacaaaattaagctataatagctgaaaaattaatttatagttGATAACTGAAAAACTAtctgattaaaattaaaattagttttgaaaatgattgataaatataaaatgacttaaaatgacatgtttgacaaaattaagctataagaaGATAACTCACTGAAAAGTAAATTTATAGTTGATAACTGAAAAGCCAcctgattgaaattaaaattagtttttaaaatgattgataaatataaaatgacatactatttgacaaaattaagCTATAATATAACTTATAACTGAAAAGTTAATTTATAGCTGATAACTGAAAAGCCAtctgattgaaattaaaattagtttttaaaatgattgataaatataaaaggacataaaaggacatatttgacaaaattaagCTATGACAAAACTTTTCTGTAAGTGGACAagatcgctaccaagtaataaagtgataagttatcgtctccacatgaattgtgccaaaattactagtttcgcttaggaatttgGAAAGTAAAGGTGTTTTGCATTCACTTTGTTGGTTTCGAGAGAGTTTGACTAATAAAAGTAAagaacaattaaaataaataaaaagtaaataaaatgcAATCAAAATAAAAGGTTGTGTCAGTAGACGCACGAGGTGGTTAAGTGTTTCGAATTCTTCCATTATTCCTGCTTGATAACCAGCGTTATATTTTACTTCACTATTAGTTATTATCCGacagattaatttctattaaaataagtttagtGTTATCATTGCTTATTTCTATTGCAATTTGAATAAAGTTTAATCAATGGTTGATAGGTTTCCCCTTGTTTTATAGTATCCTCACCTTTAACAAGTTCAGCCTTTAAAAAGACATCCTTACCTTTAACGAGTTCAACGTTTGACAAATTCTCTCTATCTTGATTGATTAACCATAGACATGCAGAATTTAACTAAGTGTAAATCTTAATCCTACCCCCTTCCTCAGGTACTGAATTTAATGATCTTATGTTGGTCGGTTGAATTGTCTTTAGATTCGGGCTTATTAGTCTATTCTCACGGGATTAGCTAATTCCTATGGGTTTGTTCTATAACGTGATCATGATTAAGAACAAAGAATTACAAGCAAGACAATTGTAGAAAATAACTCAATAACAATCGAATATAAACTTGTTCGAACCAAATTACATGTCTCAATCAttcataagggagttcatcgacctaacctaggaaaataaaattacaaagacaataaaaagaaaggaaCCCTAttgccttggagttccttgatCATctttgcctcctccttagagttctcctaattCTATTGAATATTGGAATAACtctcaatatttctgaatgaataattatGAAGGAGGATGACTCTATCTATAGTTTTTCAACTGGATTTAGGCTTTTTTTTGCGCTCCATCATATGCattgtggccacgatgggtcATATCGTGGTATGATGAAGATTTGTTACAGATTTTCTCGTTTTGTTTCACAACCTTTCATCGTACAGCAATCGATATCAGCGTGGAATAAGCCAAACAACAGTACTCACAGCAGCAGCAATCGCATGGAATAAGCCGAACGGAGGTAATAACACAGCGGCGGCAACAGTAAATCACAGCAACaaggaaaataaagaaaaagaactGGACTGAATACTTTGTGAACAATTGCATAAAACagaattttattgtttttgaacTAACTGATGTTCTGCAGTCGTGAAAAGGTAGAAAAATTGAGTGTTTGGGTTCCTTTTATTGACTAATGTTTCAGCTGAGAAATCCTGAGATCGTGCAAAAGAAGTGCCAAAACGCCAACGGTTGCATCACAAATCTCTTAAGCGCGATCTGGAAAAAGGCATTTGTTGTTGCTGATCCAATTTGGTTATCTAAATGTGTGTGGTTGAAAAAGGGCATTCTCCTgaccaaaaaaagaagagaaaatggGCATTCTCCTGCCGCCATTGTTGCAAAGCGACATCTCCACCGTTGCCGCCATCTCGCTGTTGAACCGGTTACAATCTTCTAAACATGTGTGGTTG from Trifolium pratense cultivar HEN17-A07 linkage group LG1, ARS_RC_1.1, whole genome shotgun sequence includes these protein-coding regions:
- the LOC123912438 gene encoding uncharacterized protein LOC123912438; the encoded protein is MPAAGMRRSTRVFGVVMKGSDSGRVLRSGRRLFPEQSVDDDKTKGGNEGDDWPKPQSPSKENTRRNADVAMAKTTAAEKAAIPAMGQVGRGGGIDRMYGIAYSRKRRRTGGEKWLKYSRRKRGVKVGESSEPCVFSVVVKPCARKNGRFSSLLVSVLRYMTRFTVTLPEVLAFFLSQPIHVAFASQGVQFLQGSPPANTGICQFFGITDFIPLFSVDFSAVPVYFEYLHSSRQLDFLFRSFFIVHNPITAHSDDEDDEKIDLPEYKDRSQISCDTVEREPSESGTVIPDVIEFSDSLSLPSSVKGPRLAGGRNGQFRSVLNSRFTQKRRSSLRKRKAHSPFTMNLRRCNGLVASDLMGGRKRNIHFSAMTPTKRHRSLPNEDIARSLKEASSSLVDSTKSVDSSLCSANILVIESDRCYRQDGAIVTLEMSASREWLLTVKRDGLTRCTFKAEKVMRPWSSSRFTQAIMVSLDNGWKLEFANRNDWIIFKDLYKQCSDRNIPGPVAKSIPVPGVHGVSSYAETKSNDFPFQRPATYISVLGDEITRAMARRTANYDMDSEDEEWLSKLNNEFQEHLSEDNFELIIDAFEKVYYCNPDDSFDVKSAASCCQDLGSKEVVEAVYTYWMNKRKQKRSLLIRVFQNHQSKRALVPRPLLQKKRSFKRQPSQFGRGNQPSVLRAIVAEQDALEEEAMLRVKEAIASANASMEIAIQKRKRAQILAENADLATYKAAMLIKIAGAAAAAESAEIGANYFFD